The uncultured Cohaesibacter sp. region ACCGGATATACCTATTCAGCCGTATCAACAACCGCTGCCGTCAAGGGCATGACCCGGATCAGCGAACGGATTGCGGAAGAAACCGGTGGCGATCTGACAATCAAGGTGCATCTGGGCAAGACCCTGCAGATTGCGTCCTCTGACATCACGCAGGCTGTGGGCGACGGCATTGTGGATTTCGCTGCGGACTATTTCTTTTCGGGCAATGTGCCCATTGCGCGCGTGCTCAACCTGCCTATGCTGATCGAAAATGACGATGAATGGAACAAGGCCTACGCGGCGATGGAACCCATTCTTGAGGAATCCTTTGCGCAGCAGGGCGTCAAGCTACTCGGAGGGTATCGCTATCCACAGCAGATCATTTTCGCAACGTTTGAAATCAACAGCCTAGCCGATCTAAGTGGCCACAAAATTCGCGTAACATCGCCTGAGCAGGGCAAGTTCATCGAAGAATTCGACGGTGCTCCGATTACGCTGTCCGGTAGCGAAGTGCCGACGTCTCTGGAACGTGGTGTTATCGAAGGCGTGCTCACAGCAAGCGCCGGTGGCGCCAAGAAATGGCACGAATTCCTGCCATACAACTATCGCTTCCCGGTGAACTACGGCAACTCCATGATCATCGCCAATAGCGATATTTTTGCCGATCTTGAAGAAGACCAGCAGAAGGCTCTGGCTGCAATCGTCAAGGAAGAAGGCAAAAAGATCACGGCCGAATTCCTGCAGGATGAGGAAAAGCAGAAAGCTTCCCAACAGGAAGCGGGCATGACCATTGTGCCTGCCAAGGATAGCGACGCAGCGATGGCGCGCGAAAAGCTTGCCCCCTTCTGGGCCGAATGGGCAGAACAGAATGGCCCTGACTATGTAGAGGCTCTGAAGCTCGTTCGCGAAGCAATCGGTAAATAGCCATGGCAGGAAACAATTCCACAGGGCCGGCCTCGGCTGGCCCTGTTTTCGACTTCATCGCCAGCCTGACAAAATGGGCAACCGGTCTCGTCCTGTGTGCTATGGTTCTGCTTGTCTTCAGTGAAACCGTCTTGCGCGGACTGGCCAATTACTCTTTGGGCTTTGTGGAAGAGGTGACCGGTTATTTTGTTGTGACGCTCACCTTCCTTGGGGCCGCTCTGGCTTTGCGGGCCGAGGCGCTGTTTCAGGTGCACTTCCTGTTTGATGCAGTCCCCGACCATGTGCAGGTCTGGCTGAAACGCCTGTTCGTTGTTGCCTCCCTGATCGTCTGCGTCATTCTGGCGCTCAAGACCCATGATCTGGTGCTCAGCTCCTTTGGCCGTGGCAAGTTTGCGCCAACCGTTTTGCGCACGCCGCTCTGGATTCCTCAGATGATCATGCCGATCGGTTTTTCGCTGATTGGGATCTTCCTGCTTGAGAAACTGCTCCTGTGCGGGCGCAAGAAAGAGGAGCAGAGCTGATGGAAGCCATTCTCGCATTCGGATTGTTGATCGGTCTCATTCTCGGCGGCATGTGGGTTCAGTTTGCCGTTGCCGGTGCCGGTCTCTTCTATATCTGGCTCCTCAAGGGCTTCTGGGGGTGGAAGGCCCTCGGCATCGTCAGTTGGGGCGCAGCAAACAGCTTCACAATTGCGGCTATTCCCCTCTTTGTCCTGATGGCTGAAATTCTGCTTTGCTCCGGCCTCAGCACACGCCTGTATAATGGGGTAGCCCCTTTCATGCGGCGTTTGCCCGGTGGGCTGCTGCATACAAATATTGCCGGAAGTGGCATCTTTGCGGCCATCTCGGGCGGCAGTGCGCCCACGGCTGCTGCCATGTCTACGGTTGCTCTGCCCGAGTTGTCGGCAAGAGGCTATGACAAGCGACTGGTTGCCGGATCGCTTGCCGCAGGCGGTACGCTGGGCATTCTGATCCCGCCCTCGATTACGATGATCATCTATTCGACTTTTACCGACACGTCGATTGCTCGCCTGTTTGCTGCGGGGCTGATCCCCGGCATTGTGCTTGCGGCACTCTATATGAGCTTTATCATCGCGCGCGTTCTGATCAATCCCAAGCTCGCCCCCAAGGTAACCGAAAAAGCGTCTACGGCAGAGATTTTCCGTTCGCTGCTGGATATTTTCCCCTTCCTGCTGCTTATCTTTATCGTGCTTGGCAGCATTTATGGCGGACTGGCCACGCCAACTGAAGCCGGGGCTGTCGGGGTTATCGGAGCGACATTGATTGCGGCAATCTATGGCAAGCTCAGCCGCGCCTTGCTGGCCACGGCAATCAAGCGCACGGTGACGATGAGTGGCAACATCCTGTTCATCGTCTTCTGCTCCATGATCTTTGCCTATGCCACGGCGCTGTCCGGCATTGGCGAGCATCTCGTAGCTGTGCTGGAAGATGCCAACGTATCCCGCTTTGCCTTCCTGTTGATCATCATGGTTCTGTTTGCGGTTCTGGGCTGCTTCATGGAAGGCCTTGGCATGATCGCAATCATTGTACCGGTCATCTATCCCGCGCTTCAGGCTCTGGGCATCGACCCGATCTGGTTTGGTGTGTTCGTGGTTATCCTCGTTGAGCTTGGCCAGATAACGCCGCCTCTGGGGGTTATCCTGTTTGTGGTGGCCAGTTCGTCCAAGAATGTGAAGGTTGAAGATGTGATCCTTGGAACGATCCCCTTCTTCAGCATCATTCTGGCGTTTCTCATCTTGCTGATCGCCTTCCCGCAGATCGTGCTCTATCTTCCTTCTCTGACATTGGGATGAGTGAAATGAACTCTATTTTTCCCGAACCGGTGGTCGTTGAGGCCGAGATTTTTACAGAACTCCCCGCAGACCTCCGCCGCCCCGGCGTTCCCTCCTACTGGGCATCCCGCAA contains the following coding sequences:
- the dctP gene encoding TRAP transporter substrate-binding protein DctP; translation: MLKKTISAAAILLAATSLGQARELTGYTYSAVSTTAAVKGMTRISERIAEETGGDLTIKVHLGKTLQIASSDITQAVGDGIVDFAADYFFSGNVPIARVLNLPMLIENDDEWNKAYAAMEPILEESFAQQGVKLLGGYRYPQQIIFATFEINSLADLSGHKIRVTSPEQGKFIEEFDGAPITLSGSEVPTSLERGVIEGVLTASAGGAKKWHEFLPYNYRFPVNYGNSMIIANSDIFADLEEDQQKALAAIVKEEGKKITAEFLQDEEKQKASQQEAGMTIVPAKDSDAAMAREKLAPFWAEWAEQNGPDYVEALKLVREAIGK
- a CDS encoding TRAP transporter large permease, producing MEAILAFGLLIGLILGGMWVQFAVAGAGLFYIWLLKGFWGWKALGIVSWGAANSFTIAAIPLFVLMAEILLCSGLSTRLYNGVAPFMRRLPGGLLHTNIAGSGIFAAISGGSAPTAAAMSTVALPELSARGYDKRLVAGSLAAGGTLGILIPPSITMIIYSTFTDTSIARLFAAGLIPGIVLAALYMSFIIARVLINPKLAPKVTEKASTAEIFRSLLDIFPFLLLIFIVLGSIYGGLATPTEAGAVGVIGATLIAAIYGKLSRALLATAIKRTVTMSGNILFIVFCSMIFAYATALSGIGEHLVAVLEDANVSRFAFLLIIMVLFAVLGCFMEGLGMIAIIVPVIYPALQALGIDPIWFGVFVVILVELGQITPPLGVILFVVASSSKNVKVEDVILGTIPFFSIILAFLILLIAFPQIVLYLPSLTLG
- a CDS encoding TRAP transporter small permease — protein: MAGNNSTGPASAGPVFDFIASLTKWATGLVLCAMVLLVFSETVLRGLANYSLGFVEEVTGYFVVTLTFLGAALALRAEALFQVHFLFDAVPDHVQVWLKRLFVVASLIVCVILALKTHDLVLSSFGRGKFAPTVLRTPLWIPQMIMPIGFSLIGIFLLEKLLLCGRKKEEQS